One Telluria mixta DNA window includes the following coding sequences:
- a CDS encoding tetratricopeptide repeat protein, translating into MANYKHVVSLLMTIALVPAHASGNEPPKVIVKGKHDSSTVIVKGVRDPSAWFRIVSQHLIVYSNDDPDDVIELVNNLERLDAVLRLYLKPFLDGREALPKFTLYFQGRPDLPPELGAIDSSATALTSICPSGTLAFTFSKAKSWKLDNASLLRPEDDYTLMTNFWIYADNFLYRHTRIRAPVWFFAGFDAYFGGMRFTDNQMLVGRDAGTSYDLLQLIDAGWTRRLRFDDVLHDRSPAGRFAVGTNAHYLQSEFLGRAFNLVHYMLSSEDNRNKMARYLERVNEGGDPADSFADIFGLSGQELDTAMWRYRRMSMKILQVEVPDLPRAHIEFTRLSRIEGEFVLDNAALKTCPAPAHGRAMLARLQQKAAQAPAVDLARISLSRAQVEWGDPLDAIGYLTHAVENDPYNPEPYYLLGLAYAKLAERAGADRQERLAAARASLTEAALLAPEAPDVSYALFRVGLMGTQPTDKDMTRAIDAWRHGHDVFAFARAAALAQAWLGDAAGAYQVFNTLARNTRDTDSAAWATIWLARLEKGVPRDELLAAMRAERTTVPGARSWMHSRR; encoded by the coding sequence ATGGCCAACTACAAACACGTTGTTTCGCTGCTCATGACGATCGCCCTCGTGCCTGCGCACGCGTCCGGCAACGAGCCCCCGAAGGTGATCGTCAAGGGCAAACACGATTCGTCCACGGTCATCGTCAAGGGCGTGCGCGATCCGTCGGCATGGTTCCGGATCGTGAGCCAGCACCTGATCGTCTATTCGAACGACGACCCCGACGATGTCATCGAACTGGTCAACAACCTGGAACGGCTCGACGCCGTGCTGCGCCTGTACCTGAAGCCGTTCCTGGATGGGCGGGAGGCGCTGCCCAAGTTCACGCTGTACTTCCAGGGGCGGCCGGACTTGCCGCCGGAGCTGGGTGCGATCGACAGCTCTGCCACCGCCCTGACCAGCATCTGTCCCTCCGGGACGCTCGCGTTCACGTTCAGCAAGGCAAAGAGCTGGAAGCTGGACAATGCGTCGCTGCTCCGACCGGAGGACGATTACACGCTGATGACGAATTTCTGGATATACGCCGATAACTTCCTGTACCGCCATACGCGCATCCGCGCACCCGTATGGTTCTTTGCCGGCTTCGATGCGTATTTCGGCGGCATGCGATTCACCGACAACCAGATGCTGGTCGGCCGCGATGCTGGCACGTCCTACGATCTGCTGCAGTTGATCGACGCGGGCTGGACCAGGCGCCTGCGGTTCGACGACGTCCTGCACGACCGCTCGCCGGCCGGGAGGTTTGCGGTCGGCACGAACGCGCATTACCTGCAATCGGAATTCCTCGGACGCGCGTTCAATCTCGTGCACTACATGCTCTCGTCCGAGGACAACCGCAACAAGATGGCCAGGTATCTCGAACGGGTCAACGAGGGCGGCGATCCCGCCGATTCTTTTGCCGACATATTTGGCCTGTCGGGACAGGAACTCGATACGGCGATGTGGCGTTACCGCAGGATGTCCATGAAGATCCTCCAGGTCGAGGTGCCCGACCTGCCTCGCGCCCACATCGAGTTCACCCGCCTGAGCCGCATCGAGGGCGAGTTCGTGCTCGACAACGCCGCGCTGAAGACCTGCCCCGCGCCCGCCCACGGCAGGGCAATGCTGGCGCGCTTGCAGCAGAAGGCAGCGCAGGCGCCCGCCGTCGATCTTGCCCGGATCTCGCTGAGCCGCGCCCAGGTCGAGTGGGGCGATCCCCTTGATGCCATCGGCTACCTGACGCACGCCGTCGAAAACGATCCGTACAATCCCGAGCCGTATTATCTGCTGGGCCTGGCGTACGCGAAGCTGGCGGAACGGGCGGGGGCCGACAGGCAGGAGCGGCTGGCGGCGGCCCGTGCCAGCCTGACGGAGGCCGCCCTGCTGGCGCCGGAAGCGCCCGACGTGTCGTACGCGCTGTTCCGCGTCGGGCTCATGGGCACGCAGCCGACCGACAAGGACATGACCAGGGCAATCGACGCCTGGCGCCACGGGCACGATGTCTTCGCGTTCGCGCGCGCGGCCGCGCTGGCGCAGGCATGGCTGGGAGATGCCGCCGGCGCCTATCAGGTGTTCAATACGCTGGCGCGCAACACGCGGGATACCGACAGCGCCGCATGGGCAACGATCTGGCTCGCCAGGCTGGAGAAGGGCGTGCCGCGGGATGAACTGCTGGCGGCGATGCGGGCGGAACGCACGACGGTTCCCGGCGCCCGGTCGTGGATGCACAGCCGACGGTAG
- a CDS encoding potassium channel family protein — protein sequence MGIAIAACAFLLIATTVIHYEVLRLMTTALPALRIPPRMRLVFVIVGAFGAHFIEILLYGLAYYLLATRFGIGPMGDPGPLPFTRCLYFSAETYTTLGYGDVLPHGDLRLLAGMQALNGMLLIGWTASYTYLSMERLWDDAGRRRS from the coding sequence ATGGGCATCGCCATCGCCGCCTGCGCATTCCTGCTGATCGCCACGACCGTGATCCACTACGAGGTCCTGCGCCTGATGACGACGGCGCTGCCCGCGTTGCGCATCCCGCCGCGCATGCGGCTCGTGTTCGTGATCGTCGGCGCGTTCGGCGCGCACTTCATCGAAATCCTGCTGTACGGCCTCGCCTACTACCTGCTCGCGACCCGCTTCGGCATCGGCCCGATGGGCGATCCCGGCCCGCTGCCGTTCACACGCTGCCTGTACTTCTCCGCCGAGACCTACACGACGCTGGGCTACGGCGACGTGCTGCCGCACGGCGACCTGCGCCTGCTGGCGGGCATGCAGGCGCTGAACGGGATGCTGCTCATCGGGTGGACGGCGTCGTACACCTATTTGTCGATGGAGCGGTTGTGGGATGACGCCGGACGCCGCCGGTCATAG
- a CDS encoding alginate lyase family protein — protein MKHSSREPSIGIRHILATLLLASTAALPGHGSAQVTGFTHPGTPLTVSDLATLKSYVNQGRQPWKSGYDQLKADGKSQSTYVMAGPFATVSRSPDVNLWPWRNDMIAVWNLSRMWYFTGNDAYAKKAHDILIAWATNQTAFSGSESMLDLGDYAYRFVGGADILRGTWPGWTASDTATVKAYFANVLIPASNPYGENMFGAANKGALALNALGLMAIFNDDTALLDRVVAQTRTLAHIGLRSSNDIGMLGDSLRDQGHAHGQLLSLTMLAEALWKQGIDVYADLDERLLAAGEYFARVNELAPTPFLPFGTTDAYYIADNTNRGWGGGNIALNIVHGAYVVRKGMPAPYIAQRRLWMPVDSTSFMFMKDVDTSTATPAPALAIPATTSITSGLNDIDIGNSAPAGTSSYANGTWTVKGAGADSWGTVDGGHFAYKALTGDGAIIAKVETIQNTSPYAKAGVMMRTGLVQGAPRATMLVTNQVKVEQNMPNLSVYGGTNYGNKALPIANTVPSYWVKLERIGNMITGYLSPDGTNWAATDVGRIDGTLPATIYAGLAVVSHANGTLNTSTFSNVQVTGGNGGAPAVIPAAPATLLAEPGDGAVPLRWQQSFGATSYTVKRSTFSGGPYTPIASGVTGGSYTDNAVSNGMTYYYTVTATNAAGTSANSPEDSATPVHPLTNVATGGSATDGANNAANAGQAFDKNSATKWLYGAPTGWLKYDLGHTETVLRYTVISASDMAPRDPKDWQFQGSNDGVGWTTLDAQSGQVFVNRLQPKSYPVAGGGAYRWYRLNITANNGDTASTALSELGLFAAKP, from the coding sequence ATGAAACATAGTTCTAGAGAACCGTCCATAGGCATCCGACACATCCTCGCAACGCTGCTCCTGGCGAGCACCGCCGCGCTGCCGGGTCATGGCTCGGCGCAGGTCACCGGTTTCACGCATCCGGGCACGCCGCTCACCGTCTCCGATCTCGCGACGCTCAAGTCCTACGTCAATCAAGGCAGGCAGCCGTGGAAGTCCGGCTATGACCAATTGAAGGCCGACGGCAAATCGCAGTCCACCTACGTCATGGCGGGTCCATTCGCGACCGTGAGCCGCAGCCCCGACGTGAATCTCTGGCCATGGCGCAACGACATGATTGCCGTCTGGAATCTCTCGCGGATGTGGTATTTCACCGGCAACGACGCCTACGCAAAGAAGGCGCACGACATCCTGATCGCGTGGGCCACCAACCAGACGGCGTTCTCGGGCAGCGAATCGATGCTCGACCTGGGCGACTATGCCTACCGGTTCGTGGGCGGCGCGGACATCCTGCGCGGCACCTGGCCGGGTTGGACGGCCAGCGACACGGCCACGGTGAAGGCCTATTTCGCCAATGTCCTGATTCCGGCATCGAACCCTTACGGCGAAAACATGTTCGGCGCCGCCAACAAGGGCGCACTGGCCCTGAACGCGCTCGGATTGATGGCCATCTTCAATGACGACACCGCGTTGCTGGACCGGGTCGTTGCCCAGACCCGCACCCTCGCGCACATCGGCCTGCGCAGTTCCAACGACATCGGCATGCTCGGCGACTCCCTGCGCGACCAGGGGCACGCGCATGGACAACTGCTGTCGCTGACCATGCTCGCCGAAGCACTGTGGAAACAGGGCATCGACGTCTATGCCGATCTCGACGAGCGCCTGCTGGCGGCAGGGGAATACTTCGCGCGGGTGAACGAGCTCGCGCCCACGCCCTTCCTCCCGTTCGGCACGACCGATGCGTACTACATCGCCGACAACACCAACCGCGGCTGGGGCGGCGGGAACATCGCGCTCAATATAGTTCATGGCGCCTACGTCGTCCGCAAGGGCATGCCGGCCCCCTACATCGCGCAACGACGCCTGTGGATGCCGGTGGACAGCACCAGCTTCATGTTCATGAAGGACGTCGACACCTCGACGGCCACGCCCGCGCCGGCGCTCGCCATTCCCGCAACCACGTCGATTACGTCGGGCTTGAATGATATCGATATCGGAAACAGCGCCCCGGCTGGCACGTCCTCGTACGCCAACGGCACATGGACCGTGAAGGGCGCGGGCGCCGACAGCTGGGGCACGGTCGATGGCGGCCACTTCGCCTATAAGGCCCTCACCGGCGACGGCGCCATCATCGCGAAAGTCGAGACGATCCAGAACACCAGCCCATACGCCAAGGCGGGCGTGATGATGCGCACCGGCCTGGTCCAGGGCGCCCCGCGCGCCACGATGCTCGTGACGAACCAGGTCAAGGTCGAACAGAACATGCCGAACCTCTCGGTGTACGGCGGCACGAACTACGGCAACAAGGCGCTTCCCATCGCGAATACCGTACCCTCTTACTGGGTGAAGCTCGAACGTATCGGCAACATGATCACCGGCTACCTGTCGCCCGACGGCACCAACTGGGCCGCCACCGACGTCGGCCGTATCGACGGCACGCTGCCCGCCACGATCTATGCCGGCCTGGCGGTCGTCTCGCACGCCAACGGCACGCTGAACACCTCCACCTTCAGCAACGTCCAGGTCACGGGTGGCAACGGTGGCGCGCCGGCCGTCATCCCGGCCGCGCCCGCCACGCTGCTGGCCGAGCCGGGCGATGGCGCCGTCCCGCTGCGCTGGCAGCAGTCCTTCGGTGCGACCAGCTACACGGTGAAGCGCTCCACGTTCAGCGGCGGCCCCTACACGCCCATCGCATCGGGCGTTACGGGCGGCAGCTACACGGATAATGCGGTGAGCAACGGCATGACCTACTACTACACCGTCACCGCGACCAACGCCGCCGGCACGAGCGCCAATTCTCCCGAGGACAGCGCCACGCCGGTCCATCCGCTGACGAACGTCGCCACCGGCGGCAGCGCCACCGACGGCGCGAACAACGCGGCCAACGCCGGCCAGGCCTTCGACAAGAACTCGGCGACGAAATGGCTCTACGGGGCCCCGACCGGCTGGCTGAAGTACGACCTGGGCCACACGGAGACCGTCCTGCGCTACACGGTCATCAGCGCCAGCGACATGGCCCCGCGCGATCCGAAGGACTGGCAGTTCCAGGGCTCCAACGACGGCGTCGGCTGGACAACGCTCGACGCGCAAAGCGGCCAGGTGTTCGTCAACCGTCTCCAGCCGAAAAGCTACCCGGTCGCGGGTGGGGGCGCATATCGCTGGTATCGGCTCAACATCACGGCCAATAATGGCGATACCGCCTCGACGGCCTTGTCGGAGCTTGGGCTGTTTGCTGCGAAGCCGTGA
- a CDS encoding NAD(P)-dependent oxidoreductase has protein sequence MSIAFIGLGSMGHHMAANLLKSGQPVHVWNRSPEPVQALAALGAKPAATPAECGIADVVFTMLADDDATRAVLLDGGVLAAMAPGSIHVNMATVSVAFAREMAALHVERGVGYVAAPVLGRVDVAQAGKLNILAGGSDELIARVQPLFDLMGQKTWRFGSEPEQANAIKLACNLMLACAIEATGEGAALARAHGVPAADFIDLVTGTLFAGSPVYKGYGAMIAEERYSPAGFRLALGLKDVRLAVEAGQGKGLPLAFGETLKATLQDAVAQGDADLDLAALGKHAARRGRLG, from the coding sequence ATGAGCATCGCATTCATCGGCCTGGGCAGCATGGGCCACCACATGGCCGCCAATCTGCTGAAGTCCGGCCAGCCCGTCCACGTCTGGAACCGCAGCCCCGAACCCGTGCAGGCGCTCGCGGCACTGGGCGCGAAGCCGGCCGCCACGCCCGCCGAGTGCGGCATCGCCGACGTCGTCTTCACCATGCTCGCGGACGATGACGCGACGCGCGCCGTGCTGCTGGACGGCGGCGTGCTGGCCGCGATGGCGCCCGGCAGCATCCACGTCAACATGGCCACCGTCTCCGTCGCATTCGCGCGCGAGATGGCGGCGCTGCACGTCGAGCGCGGCGTCGGCTACGTCGCCGCGCCCGTGCTGGGCCGCGTGGATGTCGCGCAGGCGGGCAAGCTGAACATCCTCGCCGGCGGCAGCGACGAATTGATCGCGCGGGTGCAGCCGCTGTTCGACCTGATGGGGCAGAAAACGTGGCGCTTCGGCAGCGAGCCGGAACAGGCGAATGCGATCAAGCTCGCGTGCAACCTCATGCTCGCCTGCGCGATCGAAGCGACGGGCGAGGGCGCCGCGCTGGCCCGCGCGCACGGCGTGCCGGCCGCGGATTTCATCGACCTCGTCACGGGCACGCTGTTCGCCGGCTCGCCCGTCTACAAGGGCTATGGCGCGATGATCGCCGAGGAGCGCTACTCCCCGGCGGGATTCAGGCTGGCGCTGGGCCTGAAGGACGTGCGCCTCGCGGTGGAAGCAGGACAGGGCAAGGGCCTGCCGCTGGCGTTCGGCGAGACCCTGAAGGCGACCCTGCAGGATGCGGTCGCGCAGGGCGATGCCGATCTCGACCTGGCCGCGCTGGGCAAGCACGCGGCGCGGCGGGGTCGATTGGGCTGA
- a CDS encoding CCXG family PEP-CTERM protein produces MNVRSRFALALLASLAFNANASVITVQVAATSPAAQASAAAYKLAVDAAIANPAAYKGSKSVAVYDNLAVKNYFGGISNYAFESTINFGVTAAQAGTWNFRTGVDFGFGGALFVDGVALGYNTHDMWWANSYSAANGSLQGAINLAAGNHIVKIYGLEGCCDGAMQAQFKAANASAYATFAGNDKLNAVPEPVSIATFGLGAGAMALIRRRRRKSA; encoded by the coding sequence ATGAACGTGCGCTCCCGATTCGCCCTTGCCCTGCTTGCCAGCCTTGCCTTCAATGCCAACGCCAGCGTCATCACCGTACAGGTGGCGGCGACGTCGCCCGCGGCACAGGCGAGTGCGGCTGCGTACAAGCTGGCCGTGGACGCCGCGATCGCCAATCCTGCCGCGTACAAGGGCAGCAAGTCCGTCGCAGTGTACGACAACCTGGCGGTCAAGAATTACTTCGGCGGGATCAGCAACTACGCCTTCGAGTCCACGATCAATTTCGGCGTCACCGCGGCGCAGGCCGGCACGTGGAACTTCCGCACCGGCGTCGACTTCGGCTTCGGCGGCGCCCTGTTCGTCGACGGCGTCGCGCTCGGCTACAACACGCACGACATGTGGTGGGCCAACAGCTACAGCGCGGCCAACGGCAGCCTGCAGGGTGCGATCAACCTCGCGGCCGGCAACCACATCGTGAAGATCTACGGCCTGGAAGGCTGCTGCGACGGCGCCATGCAGGCCCAGTTCAAGGCCGCGAATGCCTCCGCCTATGCGACGTTCGCCGGCAACGACAAGCTGAACGCCGTGCCGGAACCGGTCAGCATCGCGACGTTCGGCCTGGGTGCCGGTGCGATGGCCCTCATCCGCCGCCGTCGCCGCAAGTCAGCGTAA
- a CDS encoding amidohydrolase family protein, whose amino-acid sequence MRWPSSAAVAASQRNPIAHGTNAREFRYMVENGLTPAQSLLAGTANAARLLGTIDRVGTLEAGKLADVVAVPGNPIADITVTERPVFVMKDGIVVRRNAAR is encoded by the coding sequence GTGCGATGGCCCTCATCCGCCGCCGTCGCCGCAAGTCAGCGTAATCCGATCGCGCACGGCACCAACGCGCGCGAGTTCCGCTACATGGTCGAGAACGGCCTGACGCCCGCGCAGTCGCTGCTGGCCGGCACCGCCAACGCGGCCCGGCTGCTGGGTACCATCGACCGTGTCGGCACGCTGGAAGCGGGCAAGCTGGCGGACGTCGTGGCCGTGCCGGGCAATCCCATCGCCGACATCACGGTGACCGAGCGGCCGGTGTTCGTGATGAAGGACGGGATCGTCGTACGCAGGAACGCCGCGCGCTGA
- the aqpZ gene encoding aquaporin Z, with product MYRKCLAEFIGTFWLVLGGCGSAVLAATFPDVGIGFTGVALAFGLTVLTGAYALGPVSGGHFNPAVTVGLWAGGRFPARQIGPYILVQVAGAIAAAAVLYAIASGKPGFDAAAGFAANGYGAHSPGNFSLGSALITELVMTFMFVLIILGATHARAPVGFAGLAIGLALTLVHLISIPVTNTSVNPARSTGPALFAGSWALAQLWLFWLAPLLGGVLAGMLYRAVLERDVPEPAVEGQPDVGLRPAHR from the coding sequence ATGTATCGTAAATGTCTCGCCGAATTCATCGGCACGTTCTGGCTCGTGCTGGGCGGCTGCGGCAGTGCCGTGCTGGCCGCGACATTCCCCGACGTCGGCATCGGCTTCACCGGCGTCGCGCTGGCCTTCGGGCTCACCGTGCTGACGGGCGCCTACGCGCTCGGCCCGGTCTCCGGTGGCCACTTCAATCCGGCCGTGACGGTCGGACTCTGGGCCGGCGGGCGCTTCCCTGCCCGCCAGATCGGCCCGTACATCCTCGTGCAGGTCGCCGGCGCCATCGCCGCCGCGGCCGTCCTGTACGCCATCGCGAGCGGCAAGCCGGGCTTCGATGCGGCGGCCGGCTTCGCCGCCAACGGCTATGGCGCGCACTCGCCCGGCAACTTCTCGCTGGGGTCGGCGCTGATCACCGAATTGGTCATGACGTTCATGTTCGTGCTGATCATCCTCGGCGCGACGCACGCGCGCGCGCCGGTCGGCTTTGCCGGCCTCGCGATCGGGCTGGCGCTGACGCTGGTCCACCTGATCAGCATCCCCGTGACCAACACGTCCGTCAATCCCGCCCGCAGCACGGGGCCCGCGCTGTTCGCCGGCAGCTGGGCGCTTGCACAGTTGTGGCTGTTCTGGCTCGCGCCGCTACTGGGCGGTGTATTGGCCGGCATGTTGTACCGCGCCGTGCTGGAACGCGATGTGCCCGAGCCGGCCGTGGAAGGCCAGCCCGACGTTGGCCTGCGGCCGGCCCACCGCTGA
- the aqpZ gene encoding aquaporin Z gives MFRKCFAEFLGTFWLVLGGCGSAVLAAKFADVGIGLAGVSLAFGLTVLTGAYAFGPISGGHFNPAVTVGLWAGGRFPARHIAPYIVMQVCGAVAAAAVLYTVASGKPGFDLAGGFASNGYGEHSPGGYSLGAALVTELVMTFMFVLIILGATHTRAPVGFAGLAIGLALTLIHLISIPVTNTSVNPARSTGPALFVGGWAVAQLWLFWLAPLAGGVLGGAVYRILLERDETEPAVEGRPVRT, from the coding sequence ATGTTTCGTAAATGCTTTGCCGAGTTCCTCGGCACGTTCTGGCTCGTGCTGGGCGGCTGCGGCAGCGCCGTGCTGGCGGCCAAATTCGCCGACGTCGGCATCGGCCTCGCGGGCGTCTCGCTCGCCTTCGGCCTGACCGTGCTGACGGGCGCCTACGCGTTCGGCCCCATTTCGGGCGGCCACTTCAATCCGGCCGTCACGGTGGGCCTGTGGGCCGGCGGCCGTTTCCCCGCACGCCACATCGCCCCCTACATCGTCATGCAGGTCTGCGGCGCCGTCGCGGCGGCGGCCGTGCTGTATACGGTCGCGAGCGGCAAACCGGGCTTCGACCTCGCCGGCGGCTTCGCCTCCAACGGCTATGGCGAACACTCGCCGGGCGGCTACTCGCTCGGCGCCGCGCTCGTCACGGAGCTGGTCATGACGTTCATGTTCGTGCTGATCATCCTCGGCGCGACGCACACGCGCGCGCCGGTCGGCTTTGCCGGCCTGGCGATCGGCCTGGCGCTGACGCTGATCCACCTGATCAGCATCCCCGTCACCAACACGTCCGTCAACCCGGCCCGCAGCACGGGCCCCGCACTGTTCGTCGGCGGCTGGGCGGTCGCGCAACTGTGGCTGTTCTGGCTCGCGCCGCTGGCGGGCGGCGTGCTGGGCGGCGCCGTGTACCGCATCCTGCTCGAACGCGACGAGACCGAGCCGGCGGTGGAAGGACGTCCGGTCCGCACCTGA
- a CDS encoding MerR family transcriptional regulator: protein MEKTIGAGEAARLLGITVKTLHQWERECRLVPVARTASNRRRQLRAAMESDHDAGAPDQD from the coding sequence ATGGAAAAGACGATAGGCGCAGGCGAGGCCGCCAGACTGCTGGGAATCACCGTCAAGACGCTTCACCAGTGGGAGCGCGAGTGCCGACTGGTACCAGTCGCCCGCACCGCCAGCAACCGACGCCGCCAGCTACGTGCGGCCATGGAGAGTGACCATGATGCTGGCGCACCGGATCAGGATTGA
- a CDS encoding RNA-guided endonuclease InsQ/TnpB family protein produces MMLAHRIRIDATAAQRDYFARAAGTARRVWNWALAEWNRQTAVGLRPNAMALKKAFNRIKYSDPEWLDADGKPWLRAIHRDAHAQPFANLAKAWRRYFEQRRTGQPAHAPRFKKKGRSAESFYLANDKFRLEGRSAVLPKVGRVALREVLRWGGKIMGASVSRDAGHWYLAIQVDVPDRLARRRRTGNAVTGLDLGVTSAATLSSGEKIAAPQPLKAALRRLRIRSRRQSRKLEAAKAAAGIVGRIGKGTRLPVSKNRTKGALALARLQARIARVRRDFTHKLTTRLCRENQVLVIEDLNVHGMLANARLARAIADVGFYEFRRQLTYKSERYGTQIVLADRWYPSSKLCSECGIRNAALALGDRAWSCSDCGARHDRDVNAAINLQRLATGAFAARTALPEASQAVTRGTAAGLMPAGGGEVTPVRHEHGQQDGLGQEENAVHICTRNR; encoded by the coding sequence ATGATGCTGGCGCACCGGATCAGGATTGACGCGACAGCGGCCCAGCGCGACTATTTCGCGCGCGCGGCCGGCACCGCCCGCCGGGTCTGGAACTGGGCACTCGCCGAGTGGAACCGCCAGACAGCCGTCGGCCTGCGGCCAAACGCGATGGCGCTCAAGAAGGCGTTCAACCGCATCAAGTATTCCGATCCCGAATGGCTCGACGCCGACGGCAAGCCGTGGCTGCGCGCCATCCACCGCGACGCCCACGCCCAGCCGTTCGCCAACCTCGCGAAGGCGTGGCGCCGTTACTTCGAGCAGCGCCGCACGGGCCAGCCAGCACACGCGCCGCGTTTCAAGAAGAAGGGCCGCTCGGCCGAGAGTTTTTACCTCGCGAACGACAAATTCCGGCTCGAGGGACGCAGCGCCGTGCTGCCGAAGGTGGGCCGCGTCGCACTGCGCGAGGTCCTACGTTGGGGCGGCAAGATCATGGGCGCGAGTGTCTCGCGCGACGCCGGTCACTGGTACCTGGCGATTCAGGTCGACGTGCCGGACCGCCTTGCCCGGCGGCGCCGCACGGGCAACGCCGTCACCGGCCTCGACCTGGGCGTGACCAGCGCGGCAACGCTGTCCAGCGGCGAAAAGATCGCGGCGCCCCAGCCGTTGAAGGCGGCGCTGCGGCGCCTGCGCATCCGCTCGCGCCGACAGTCGCGCAAACTCGAGGCGGCCAAGGCCGCGGCCGGGATCGTCGGCCGGATCGGCAAGGGCACGCGCCTGCCTGTATCGAAGAACCGGACCAAAGGCGCGCTGGCGCTGGCGCGGCTGCAGGCGCGCATCGCGCGCGTGCGCCGGGATTTCACCCATAAGCTCACGACCCGGCTGTGCCGCGAGAACCAAGTACTGGTGATCGAAGACCTGAACGTGCACGGCATGCTGGCCAATGCGCGACTGGCACGCGCGATCGCCGATGTCGGCTTTTACGAATTCCGGCGCCAGCTGACGTACAAGTCGGAGCGCTACGGTACGCAAATCGTGCTTGCCGACCGCTGGTACCCGTCCAGCAAACTGTGTTCGGAATGCGGTATCCGCAACGCGGCGCTGGCGCTGGGTGACCGGGCGTGGAGCTGCTCCGATTGCGGCGCGCGGCACGACCGCGACGTGAACGCGGCCATCAACCTGCAACGGCTCGCCACCGGCGCCTTCGCGGCGCGCACGGCGCTACCCGAGGCGAGCCAGGCGGTAACGCGTGGCACTGCCGCCGGCCTGATGCCGGCGGGAGGCGGGGAAGTGACGCCTGTCAGGCACGAGCACGGTCAGCAGGACGGCTTGGGGCAGGAAGAGAACGCTGTGCACATTTGCACACGTAATCGATAG